A region from the Podarcis raffonei isolate rPodRaf1 chromosome 11, rPodRaf1.pri, whole genome shotgun sequence genome encodes:
- the GPR150 gene encoding probable G-protein coupled receptor 150, with product MEDTFNPDSLAVGPNLSGIAIPGWNLNLSSHGATLGQPSARTLSAGAILLLALVGNGLLLHRLRCGGCCCGARFGRRRKMDFLLAHLAIADLYGCGLVLLSQLPPADVEPGQAAWPAGDATCRLLWLLQGSGLLAPSHMLVLIAIERHHMVTGPAHPPLSFLPARGALAALGWLLALLLALPQAFVYRLAPPEAGGRCLSIFAQRPRWHGQTYAVYWAVAGFVAPACLLGGTCGRILSALGGAPGAKDDYDDAEPSRGAAGSAELPGASAAPRPPPPLLLRLLPVAKCALPSPPAPRSLPRARARALQLTLALATLFALCGFPRFLLELALAFASSEGGDEARAALGSIMAATNSALNPYVCLLFHSHGPWARRLQRRLCRCPDGQPRRRARHRHRPPPPQAAVERPGRWLCPCQTKPPTVSTVVHLEEGRKKQERTYGE from the exons ATGGAAGACACGTTCAACCCGGACAGCCTTGCCGTCGGACCCAACTTATCCGGCATCGCGATTCCCGGGTGGAACTTGAACCTTTCGTCCCACGGGGCTACTCTGGGGCAGCCTAGCGCGCGGACCCTGTCGGCGGGCGCGATCCTGCTGCTGGCGCTGGTGGGCAACGGCTTGCTCTTGCACAGGCTGCGCTGCGGAGGTTGCTGCTGCGGAGCCCGCTTCGGACGGCGGCGCAAGATGGATTTCCTGCTGGCGCACTTGGCCATCGCCGACCTCTACGGGTGCGGGCTGGTGCTGCTCTCCCAGCTTCCGCCGGCCGACGTGGAGCCGGGGCAAGCGGCGTGGCCTGCAGGGGACGCCACTTGCCGCCTCCTGTGGCTCCTGCAAGGCTCCGGGCTGCTGGCGCCCTCGCACATGCTCGTCCTGATCGCGATCGAGCGACACCACATGGTGACGGGCCCCGCGCACCCGCCGCTCTCTTTCTTGCCCGCCCGGGGCGCTTTGGCTGCGCTGGGCTGGCTGCTGGCGCTGCTGCTCGCCTTGCCGCAAGCCTTCGTCTATCGGCTGGCGCCTCCCGAGGCCGGGGGCCGTTGCCTCAGCATCTTCGCGCAGCGGCCCCGCTGGCACGGCCAGACCTACGCCGTGTACTGGGCTGTCGCGGGCTTCGTGGCGCCCGCCTGCCTCCTGGGCGGGACCTGCGGCCGCATCCTCAGCGCGCTCGGCGGCGCACCCGGCGCCAAGGACGACTACGACGACGCCGAGCCGTCGCGGGGGGCAGCGGGCAGTGCGGAGCTTCCCGGCGCCTCCGCCGCTCCTCGCCCGCCTCCGCCGCTCTTGCTGCGGCTGCTGCCCGTCGCCAAGTGCGCGCTTCCCTCGCCGCCTGCGCCGCGGAGCCTGCCCCGCGCGCGGGCCCGGGCGCTGCAGCTAACGCTGGCGCTGGCCACGCTGTTCGCGCTCTGCGGCTTCCCGCGCTTTCTCCTGGAGCTCGCCTTGGCCTTCGCCTCCTCCGAGGGCGGCGACGAAGCGCGGGCGGCCCTGGGGAGCATCATGGCGGCCACCAACAGCGCCCTCAACCCCTACGTGTGCCTCTTGTTCCACAGCCACGGCCCGTGGGCGCGGCGCCTCCAGCGCAGGCTGTGCCGCTGCCCCGACGGGCAGCCCCGACGGCGGGCTCGCCACCGGCAtcgcccgccgccgccgcaaGCGGCTGTTGAGCGCCCTGGACGCTGGCTGTGCCCTTGCCAGACCAAGCCGCCCACCGTCTCCACGGTCGTCCACCTCGAGGAGG GAAGGAAGAAGCAGGAGAGAACATATGGAGAATGA
- the ARSK gene encoding arylsulfatase K isoform X2 — MWSGLFTHITESWNNFKGLDPNHTTWMDLMEKHGYYTQKYGKLDYTSGHHSLSNRVEAWTRSVDFLLQQEGRPVAELVGNKSYVRVMQKDWKATDDAADWLRNKATNLTQPFVLYLGLNLPHPYPSPSSGENYGASTFRTSPYWLQRVRYEAIKIPKWLPFSEMHPVDYYSSYTKNCTEKFTEKEIRDIRAHYYAMCAETDAMLGEIISALNDTGLLRRTLVVFTADHGELAMEHRQFYKMSMYEASSHVPLLIMGPNIKLQFIPNVVSLVDIYPTMLDVAGIPIPKNLSGYSLMPLVLKQAEYKVPTRKQHPTWILSEFHGCNVNSSTYMLRTDRWKYIAYSDGRSVSPQLFDLSADPDELTNVATKFPEITQYLNKKLYSIVDYPKVSASVEQYNKQEFINWKQSLGQNYSDTLANLRWHQNWKKDPKKYEDAIERWIKEKTIV; from the exons aTGTGGAGTGGCCTCTTCACTCACATAACAGAATCTTGGAATAATTTCAAGGGTTTAGATCCAAATCACACAACGTGGATGGACCTCATGGAAAAACATGGCTACTATACTCAGAAATATGGAAAACTGGATTATACTTCAGGGCATCACTCACTAAG TAACCGTGTGGAGGCTTGGACCAGAAGCGTTGATTTTTTGCTTCAGCAAGAAGGCAGGCCTGTGGCAGAACTCGTAGGTAACAAGTCCTATGTGAGAGTCATGCAAAAAGATTGGAAGGCCACCGACGATGCTGCAGATTGGCTAAGAAACAAAGCCACCAACTTGACACAACCCTTTGTTCTTTACTTGGGGCTAAACTTGCCACATCCATATCCTTCACCTTCCTCTGGAGAAAATTATGGGGCATCTACATTTCGGACATCTCCTTATTGGCTACAGAGG GTGAGATACGAAGCCATCAAGATTCCAAAATGGCTTCCATTTTCAGAGATGCACCCAGTAGATTACTATTCCTCTTATACAAAGAActgcacagagaaatttacggagAAAGAAATCAGAGATATCCGAGCACATTATTATGCCATGTGTGCAGAAACGGATGCAATGCTTG GTGAGATAATTTCTGCTCTAAATGACACAGGACTACTCAGAAGGACTCTTGTCGTATTCACTGCAGATCACGGAGAACTTGCCATGGAACACAGGCAGTTTTACAAAATGAGCATGTACGAAGCAAGCTCCCATGTTCCTCTCCTTATAATGGGACCGAATATTAAGCTGCAATTCATCCCCAATGTGGTGTCCCTTGTGGATATCTACCCTACCATGCTCG atgttgctggaatacccATACCAAAAAATCTCAGTGGATATTCACTGATGCCCCTGGTATTGAAACAGGCAGAATATAAAGTCCCAACTAGAAAGCAACATCCTACTTGGATTCTGAGTGAATTCCATGGCTGCAATGTGAATTCTTCAACCTACATGCTGAGAACTGACAGATGGAAATACATAGCATACTCAGATGGTCGTTCAGTATCTCCTCAGCTGTTTG ATCTCTCTGCCGATCCAGATGAACTAACAAACGTAGCAACCAAGTTTCCAGAGATCACACAGTATTTGAACAAAAAACTCTACTCCATCGTTGATTATCCCAAAGTCTCTGCCTCTGTTGAACAGTACAACAAACAGGAGTTTATCAACTGGAAACAAAGTTTAGGACAAAACTATTCTGATACCTTAGCTAACCTGAGGTGGCACCAGAACTGGAAGAAGGACCCAAAGAAGTACGAGGATGCAATTGAAAGATGGATTAAAGAGAAGACAATTGTGTGA
- the ARSK gene encoding arylsulfatase K isoform X1: MGGKGRNHVTSASHLVALVLFAFGGAVKARSLLNEDYTCSSCGKPNIVMVMCDSLDGRLTFHPKNETVDLPFVNFMRKHGSLFLNAYTNSPICCPSRAAMWSGLFTHITESWNNFKGLDPNHTTWMDLMEKHGYYTQKYGKLDYTSGHHSLSNRVEAWTRSVDFLLQQEGRPVAELVGNKSYVRVMQKDWKATDDAADWLRNKATNLTQPFVLYLGLNLPHPYPSPSSGENYGASTFRTSPYWLQRVRYEAIKIPKWLPFSEMHPVDYYSSYTKNCTEKFTEKEIRDIRAHYYAMCAETDAMLGEIISALNDTGLLRRTLVVFTADHGELAMEHRQFYKMSMYEASSHVPLLIMGPNIKLQFIPNVVSLVDIYPTMLDVAGIPIPKNLSGYSLMPLVLKQAEYKVPTRKQHPTWILSEFHGCNVNSSTYMLRTDRWKYIAYSDGRSVSPQLFDLSADPDELTNVATKFPEITQYLNKKLYSIVDYPKVSASVEQYNKQEFINWKQSLGQNYSDTLANLRWHQNWKKDPKKYEDAIERWIKEKTIV; the protein is encoded by the exons ATGGGTGGGAAAGGTAGAAATCATGTAACCTCTGCAAGTCACCTCGTTGCCTTGGTCCTCTTCGCTTTTGGGGGAGCAGTGAAGGCGAGGTCCCTGCTCAACGAGGATTACACTTGCAGCAGCTGCGGGAAGCCTAACATTGTGATGGTGATGTGCGATTCCTTA GATGGAAGGCTGACATTTCACCCCAAAAATGAAACAGTAGACTTGCCTTTTGTGAACTTCATGCGAAAACATGGCAGTCTCTTTCTTAATGCTTATACCAATTCTCCAATATGTTGTCCTTCCCGTGCAG ctaTGTGGAGTGGCCTCTTCACTCACATAACAGAATCTTGGAATAATTTCAAGGGTTTAGATCCAAATCACACAACGTGGATGGACCTCATGGAAAAACATGGCTACTATACTCAGAAATATGGAAAACTGGATTATACTTCAGGGCATCACTCACTAAG TAACCGTGTGGAGGCTTGGACCAGAAGCGTTGATTTTTTGCTTCAGCAAGAAGGCAGGCCTGTGGCAGAACTCGTAGGTAACAAGTCCTATGTGAGAGTCATGCAAAAAGATTGGAAGGCCACCGACGATGCTGCAGATTGGCTAAGAAACAAAGCCACCAACTTGACACAACCCTTTGTTCTTTACTTGGGGCTAAACTTGCCACATCCATATCCTTCACCTTCCTCTGGAGAAAATTATGGGGCATCTACATTTCGGACATCTCCTTATTGGCTACAGAGG GTGAGATACGAAGCCATCAAGATTCCAAAATGGCTTCCATTTTCAGAGATGCACCCAGTAGATTACTATTCCTCTTATACAAAGAActgcacagagaaatttacggagAAAGAAATCAGAGATATCCGAGCACATTATTATGCCATGTGTGCAGAAACGGATGCAATGCTTG GTGAGATAATTTCTGCTCTAAATGACACAGGACTACTCAGAAGGACTCTTGTCGTATTCACTGCAGATCACGGAGAACTTGCCATGGAACACAGGCAGTTTTACAAAATGAGCATGTACGAAGCAAGCTCCCATGTTCCTCTCCTTATAATGGGACCGAATATTAAGCTGCAATTCATCCCCAATGTGGTGTCCCTTGTGGATATCTACCCTACCATGCTCG atgttgctggaatacccATACCAAAAAATCTCAGTGGATATTCACTGATGCCCCTGGTATTGAAACAGGCAGAATATAAAGTCCCAACTAGAAAGCAACATCCTACTTGGATTCTGAGTGAATTCCATGGCTGCAATGTGAATTCTTCAACCTACATGCTGAGAACTGACAGATGGAAATACATAGCATACTCAGATGGTCGTTCAGTATCTCCTCAGCTGTTTG ATCTCTCTGCCGATCCAGATGAACTAACAAACGTAGCAACCAAGTTTCCAGAGATCACACAGTATTTGAACAAAAAACTCTACTCCATCGTTGATTATCCCAAAGTCTCTGCCTCTGTTGAACAGTACAACAAACAGGAGTTTATCAACTGGAAACAAAGTTTAGGACAAAACTATTCTGATACCTTAGCTAACCTGAGGTGGCACCAGAACTGGAAGAAGGACCCAAAGAAGTACGAGGATGCAATTGAAAGATGGATTAAAGAGAAGACAATTGTGTGA